The following proteins are co-located in the Scomber scombrus chromosome 2, fScoSco1.1, whole genome shotgun sequence genome:
- the pgap4 gene encoding transmembrane protein 246 translates to MPRWKAFFSQYLRWSSTVTQALVLAVITFCVVLPLSCHRLLYSYYFIKSMYLDSMSEEVLRGSLDRGQDALRFWQSTSTVVASRFNDIAQHPELLVTVVTARRSEGRDFHYLLQVMRQLSNLLGGCGEQRCAEVLVCDVENGPYENQDAKLLEHHFRVIRRSPLEQQRNREQVNTFEREKRDYVFCLQKGQELVKPKHMVVLEDDALPKEDFFSVVKDLLSRRFSLQTLYIKLYHPERLQRYWNPEPYRILEWVGLGMIGATALLLTFPYWNRCSFSFTLSAAHLVFFTLYFMAAAELVGRHYLLEVRRLSPQLYAVSPATECCTPAMLYPGNASIRVAEYLDSSFCVKGNAKDMVLYRMARMIPGESSHSVEPNLITHIGAYSSVRPNPFRPRLL, encoded by the coding sequence TCAAGCCCTCGTCCTGGCCGTCATCACTTTTTGTGTGGTTCTCCCTCTGTCCTGCCACCGGCTGCTTTACTCGTACTACTTCATCAAGTCCATGTACCTGGACTCCATGAGCGAGGAAGTCCTGCGGGGGAGCCTCGACCGGGGTCAGGACGCTCTGCGCTTCTGGCAGAGCACTTCCACTGTGGTGGCATCCAGATTCAACGACATCGCCCAGCATCCTGAGCTGCTGGTTACCGTGGTGACCGCCAGGCGGAGCGAGGGGCGGGACTTCCACTACCTGCTTCAGGTGATGCGGCAGCTGAGCAACTTATTGGGAGGCTGCGGGGAGCAGAGGTGCGCAGAGGTGCTGGTCTGCGACGTGGAAAATGGCCCGTATGAAAACCAGGACGCCAAGCTGTTGGAGCACCACTTCCGGGTGATCCGGCGATCACCTCTGGAGCAGCAGAGGAACAGGGAACAGGTCAACACCTtcgagagggagaagagggatTACGTCTTTTGCCTGCAGAAAGGACAGGAGCTGGTGAAGCCCAAACACATGGTGGTCCTGGAGGATGATGCGTTGCCAAAAGAGGATTTTTTCTCAGTGGTGAAGGATTTGCTTTCACGTCGCTTCTCACTCCAGACTCTTTACATCAAGCTGTATCACCCTGAACGACTTCAGCGCTACTGGAACCCTGAACCCTACCGCATCCTGGAGTGGGTTGGACTCGGGATGATTGGAGCCACAGCCCTCCTCCTCACCTTTCCTTATTGGAATCGTTGTTCTTTCTCCTTCACGCTGTCAGCCGCCCACTTAGTCTTCTTCACTCTTTACTTCATGGCTGCCGCTGAGCTAGTGGGGCGACACTACCTCCTGGAGGTGCGGCGCCTTTCCCCACAGCTCTACGCCGTGTCTCCGGCCACCGAGTGCTGCACGCCAGCCATGCTGTACCCCGGCAACGCCTCGATCAGGGTGGCCGAGTATCTGGACAGCTCGTTCTGTGTCAAAGGAAACGCCAAAGACATGGTTCTGTATCGGATGGCCAGAATGATCCCAGGGGAAAGTTCTCACAGCGTGGAACCCAACCTCATCACTCACATCGGGGCCTATTCGTCAGTCAGGCCGAACCCATTCAGGCCAAGACTCCTCTGA